ATACGAACGGCATCGTGAACGTTGGCGTCTGCGGTAAGTTCGGCCAGACCTGACAGGATCTGGTCACGATGAGTTGAACTGGTAGCGAAATCACGCCGCAATACCATGATTTTCTCATGTTTTGTCGGAACAATCCCCTCGCCATGGGTAATGAGTTCCTCGTAGAGCTTTTCGCCGGGACGCAACCCCGTATAGATAATCTTGATATCCCGATCCGGTTCTTTGCCAGAAAGCCTGATGAGGTCGCGCGCCATGTCATCGATTTTGACAGGAGTCCCCATTTCCAAAATAAAGATTTCCCCGCCCTCTCCTAAAGAGCCAGCTTGAAGGACCAGCTGACTCGCCTCAGGAATGGTCATAAAATATCGGGTCATTTCGGGATCGGTCACCGTCACAGGTCCACCAGCCTTGATCTGGCTTTGGAATAGCGGAATAGCGGAACCGGAAGAGCCCACGACATTACCGAAACGAACCGCCATGAAACGGGTTTTGGAGGCGGGCCGGGATTGAAGCAGGATTTCCACCATACGTTTGCTTGCACCCATGACATTGGTCGGACGGACGGCCTTGTCGGTCGAGATGAACACGCATCGCTCGACTCCATATTTTTCCGCCATATCCATAACCACTTGGCTGCCTAGCACATTGTTATAAATGGCCTCCCAGGGATTCAACTCGACCATGGGAACATGTTTGCATGCGGCAGCATGGAAGACGACCTGAGGGCGATAATGCTCGAAGATTCGGCCCATCAAGGGACGATCCTGAACACGCCCCATTGCGGGTAAAATATTGAGGAACTTGCGCTCTGTACGCAACTCCATTTCCATGCGATACAAATTGAACTCTGAGCCCTCGATCAAAACCAAGGCCGCAGGCTTGAATCGAATAATCTGGCGACAGAGTTCAGAGCCGATGGATCCTCCTGCACCGGTAACAGCAACCGTCTTTCCAGTCAGATAGTGGCCTATTCCCTCGATATCCAATTTCACCGGCGGACGCCCAAGTAGATCCTCAAAATTAACCGGACGCAGGTCATTGATGGTTATCTGGCCATCGATCAAGGAGGTCAGGGATGGAAGGGTTCTAAACGGCAGTCCGGATTTTTCACAAACGGCGACAATTTCCCTCATACGCTCCCCCGTCACAGAGGGCATGGCGATAAGCGTCTCGGACGCCTGAAAGGCCTCGGCGAAACGCTTCAGGTGGCTGACCGGCCCGCGAACCGGCACCCCCAAAAGCGAGCGATGGTGCTTGGTAGAGTCATCGTCGAGACAGCAGACAATCCGATAAGGTGAGGTCGGGTTGCCCTGTACCTCGCGAATGAGCTTATCCGCTGCATCCCCTGCGCCAATGATGACAAGGTTGGTTTGATGAGGAGGAGTCTCATCAGCCTCCCCCTTCCAACCCGGGAACTTTTGACGAAGCGAAA
Above is a window of bacterium DNA encoding:
- a CDS encoding nucleoside-diphosphate sugar epimerase/dehydratase, whose protein sequence is MIQQFKNRNFYFLVSADVLLFVASLFLAYSVRFSFNIPHGEYHNMEVILPWLIAVKVTTFFFMGVYRGMWRYTSLPDALRLLKATLLATLIIMTGLTFMIRFAGYPRSVFIADSIFTLFFCGGIRAGIRMLFSLRQKFPGWKGEADETPPHQTNLVIIGAGDAADKLIREVQGNPTSPYRIVCCLDDDSTKHHRSLLGVPVRGPVSHLKRFAEAFQASETLIAMPSVTGERMREIVAVCEKSGLPFRTLPSLTSLIDGQITINDLRPVNFEDLLGRPPVKLDIEGIGHYLTGKTVAVTGAGGSIGSELCRQIIRFKPAALVLIEGSEFNLYRMEMELRTERKFLNILPAMGRVQDRPLMGRIFEHYRPQVVFHAAACKHVPMVELNPWEAIYNNVLGSQVVMDMAEKYGVERCVFISTDKAVRPTNVMGASKRMVEILLQSRPASKTRFMAVRFGNVVGSSGSAIPLFQSQIKAGGPVTVTDPEMTRYFMTIPEASQLVLQAGSLGEGGEIFILEMGTPVKIDDMARDLIRLSGKEPDRDIKIIYTGLRPGEKLYEELITHGEGIVPTKHEKIMVLRRDFATSSTHRDQILSGLAELTADANVHDAVRIKATLNRIIPDYTPSNIASVLCIDSRFTDPVP